From a single Brassica oleracea var. oleracea cultivar TO1000 chromosome C5, BOL, whole genome shotgun sequence genomic region:
- the LOC106343467 gene encoding two-component response regulator ARR18 isoform X3, protein MYYQNQHQGKSILSSSRMHLPSERHPFLRGGNNSPGDSGLILSTDAKPRLKWTPDLHERFIEAVNQLGGADKATPKTIMKVMGIPGLTLYHLKSHLQKYRLSKNLNGQGNSGLNKIGMITMIEEKSPDADEIQSESLSIGPQPNKNSPISEALQMQIEVQRRLHEQLELRIEAQGKYLQSVLEKAQETLGRQNLSPAGIEAAKVQLSELVSKVSAEYPNTSFLDSKEFQNLCPQQMQTAYPQDSCLTSSEGAQKNPKMLGLRTYLGDSTSEQKEVIEEPLFQRMELTWTEGLRGNPYLSTMVSDAEQRISLGVGMHGHRGHQQGNNAYNKEERFNDKSEDHKLETQSTKTELDLNTHVENYCTTGPKQFDLNGFSWN, encoded by the exons ATGTATTACCAAAACCAGCACCAAGGAAAGAGTATCCTCTCTTCTTCAAGAATGCACTTACCTTCTGAGAGACATCCATTCCTTAGAGGAGGGAATAATAGTCCAGGAGATTCTGGTCTCATCCTTTCAACCGATGCAAAGCCACGCTTAAAATGGACTCCTGATCTTCATGAGAGATTCATTGAAGCAGTTAATCAACTCGGTGGAGCTGACA AAGCTACTCCTAAAACAATCATGAAAGTCATGGGTATTCCAGGGCTTACCTTATACCATCTCAAAAGTCATCTTCAG AAATACAGGCTGAGCAAGAATCTCAACGGACAAGGTAACAGCGGCTTAAACAAAATAG GTATGATAACCATGATAGAAGAAAAGAGCCCTGATGCTGACGAAATTCAAAGCGAGAGTTTAAGCATTGGACCACAGCCAAACAA GAACTCACCTATAAGCGAAGCACTCCAAATGCAAATAGAGGTCCAAAGAAGGCTTCATGAGCAACTAGAG CTCAGGATAGAGGCTCAAGGGAAGTACTTGCAATCAGTTTTGGAGAAGGCACAAGAGACTCTTGGAAGACAGAACCTGAGTCCAGCTGGGATCGAAGCTGCCAAAGTTCAGCTCTCCGAGTTAGTATCCAAAGTATCAGCAGAGTACCCAAACACTAGCTTCCTGGACTCAAAAGAGTTTCAAAACCTATGCCCACAACAGATGCAAACAGCTTATCCACAGGATAGTTGCTTGACCTCGAGCGAGGGAGCTCAGAAAAACCCTAAAATGCTAGGGCTAAGAACATATCTTGGTGATTCAACATCCGAGCAGAAAGAGGTTATTGAAGAGCCATTGTTCCAAAGAATGGAGCTCACGTGGACTGAAGGTTTAAGAGGGAATCCATATCTTTCAACAATGGTTAGTGACGCTGAACAAAGAATCTCATTGGGAGTAGGAATGCACGGACACAGAGGTCATCAACAAGGCAACAATGCGTATAATAAAGAAGAAAGATTCAATGACAAGAGTGAGGATCATAAGCTTGAAACACAAAGCACAAAGACAGAGCTAGATCTTAACACACATGTTGAAAACTATTGTACAACGGGTCCCAAACAGTTCGACTTGAATGGTTTTAGCTGGAACTGA
- the LOC106343469 gene encoding uncharacterized protein LOC106343469: MKGSKANLSTLAEKCKTIIVSNWKGYLNTIKPEDKASIIHTSKVKYVMRRGKPYLWVPESEPHNVNIMFDERGSFSVSHPYPGPLAALLKSIGKVPNRVALTGEIIPVKEKRIEAVNKYVEEAIQSEMRAISDSPYSVRSILSSSDQMYASRCESLKALVDGGNEKYVIYKFVPSSCMFIDGNGANKEIDLKVLELSKADPLGAWSTNLVDGINKNESRRRALILFCLYYLDINARDAYMVSLDIKGFDLLGKVPGEEEGGDEYQWREFRFEFEEETKDVEAFCHQLVEMEQEVVNKFTDHTGL; this comes from the exons ATGAAAGGAAGCAAGGCGAATCTATCTACACTAGCGGAGAAATGCAAA ACTATAATCGTTTCGAACTGGAAAGGGTATCTAAACACCATCAAACCTGAAGATAAAGCTAG TATCATACATACTTCAAAGGTTAAGTACGTGATGAGACGAGGAAAGCCTTATCTCTGGGTACCTGAATCTGAACCCCACAATGTC AACATAATGTTTGATGAACGTGGATCCTTCTCCGTTTCTCATCCCTATCCTGGTCCCCTCGCAGCTTTGTTGAAGTCAATAGGAAAG GTTCCAAACCGGGTTGCTCTTACTGGAGAAATCATCCCTGTCAAAGAGAAAAGG ATTGAGGCGGTGAATAAATATGTGGAGGAAGCTATACAATCAGAGATGAGAGCGATTAGTGACTCCCCATACTCGGTCCGCAGTATCTTGAGTTCTTCCGACCAGATGTATGCCTCCCGGTGCGAGAGTCTTAAAGCCCTGGTCGATGGTGGCAATGAGAAATACGTTATCTACAAGTTTGTTCCCAG CTCATGTATGTTTATCGATGGAAATGGTGCTAATAAAGAAATAGACTTGAAGGTCTTGGAGCTATCAAAAGCAGATCCATTAG GGGCCTGGTCTACAAATCTTGTGGATGGAATCAACAAGAACGAATCGAGAAGACGGGCTTTGATTCTTTTCTGCTTATACTATCTCGATATCAACGCAAGG GATGCTTACATGGTATCTCTGGATATTAAAGGCTTCGACTTGCTGGGGAAGGTACCGGGTGAGGAAGAAGGTGGAGATGAGTATCAGTGGAGAGAGTTTAGGTTTGAGTTTGAAGAAGAGACGAAAGACGTTGAAGCTTTTTGCCACCAGCTTGTGGAAATGGAACAAGAGGTTGTGAACAAGTTCACTGACCATACCGGTTTGTAA
- the LOC106343689 gene encoding probable strigolactone esterase D14 homolog, whose translation MSQHNILEALNVRVVGTGDRILVLAHGFGTDQSAWHLILPYFTQTYRVVLYDLVCAGSVNPDYFDFNRYTTLDPYVDDLLSIIDSLGIQTCAYVGHSVSAMIGIIASIRRPELFTKLILIGASPRFLNDEDYHGGFEEGEIEKVFSAMEANYEAWVQGYAPLAVGADVPEAVREFSRTLFNMRPDISLFVSRTVFNSDLRGVLGLVRVPSCVIQTAKDVSVPASVAEYLRAHLGGHTTVETLKTEGHLPHLSAPAQLAQFLRRALPR comes from the coding sequence ATGAGTCAACACAACATCCTCGAAGCTCTTAACGTCCGGGTCGTGGGCACGGGCGATCGGATCCTAGTCCTAGCCCACGGGTTCGGCACAGACCAATCCGCCTGGCATCTAATCCTCCCTTACTTCACTCAAACCTACAGAGTCGTCCTCTACGACCTCGTCTGCGCCGGCAGCGTTAACCCCGACTACTTCGACTTCAACCGCTACACGACCCTCGACCCCTACGTGGACGACCTCCTCAGCATCATCGACTCCCTCGGCATCCAAACCTGCGCCTACGTGGGCCACTCCGTCTCCGCCATGATCGGAATCATCGCCTCCATCCGCCGCCCGGAGCTTTTCACGAAACTCATCCTCATCGGAGCCTCGCCGAGGTTCCTCAACGACGAGGACTACCACGGCGGGTTCGAGGAAGGGGAGATCGAGAAGGTTTTCTCGGCCATGGAGGCTAACTACGAGGCCTGGGTTCAGGGATACGCGCCGTTGGCGGTTGGAGCCGATGTGCCCGAGGCGGTTAGAGAGTTTAGCCGGACGCTGTTCAACATGCGTCCGGATATCTCTCTGTTCGTCTCCAGGACGGTGTTCAATAGTGATCTCAGAGGCGTTCTTGGGTTAGTGAGAGTGCCTTCTTGTGTGATTCAGACGGCAAAGGATGTTTCTGTTCCGGCTTCGGTGGCGGAGTATCTCCGTGCTCATCTCGGTGGGCATACGACGGTGGAGACGCTGAAGACTGAAGGTCATTTGCCGCATCTTAGTGCTCCGGCGCAGTTAGCTCAGTTTCTCCGGCGTGCACTTCCTCGGTGA
- the LOC106292979 gene encoding LOW QUALITY PROTEIN: short-chain type dehydrogenase/reductase (The sequence of the model RefSeq protein was modified relative to this genomic sequence to represent the inferred CDS: inserted 2 bases in 1 codon; deleted 1 base in 1 codon), translated as MAASSSVSSPALCLAGRVAIVTGSSRGIGRGIAIHLAELGARIVINYSTNSVEADKVAEAITTNCPNNDVAEEVTGKPSHVIVVKADISQANQVKLLFDEAERAFGSPVHILVNSAGIADPNHSSSISDTSEELFDRIFSVNTRGALLCAREAANRLKRGGGGRIILLSSSLVQSFKPSFGSYTASKAAIETMSKILAKELKGTQITVXCVSPGPVATEMFFAGLSNEMVEKVKAQNLFGRPGETKDIANVVGFLASDAGEWINGQVIIANGGSIL; from the exons ATGGCTGCATCATCATCAGTTTCTTCACCGGCTCTTTGCCTCGCTGGTCGAGTGGCTATAGTCACGGGATCGTCCCGAGGAATAGGCCGTGGTATAGCCATCCACCTTGCGGAGCTTGGAGCTAGGATCGTCATTAATTACTCCACTAACTCTGTTGAGGCCGACAAGGTTGCGGAGGCTATTACCACGAACTGTCCAAATAATGACGTAGCAGAAGAAGTAACCGGAAAACCTTCACATGTTATCGTTGTCAAGGCCGATATCTCGCAGGCTAATCAGGTGAAGTTACTTTTTGATGAGGCGGAACGAGCCTTCGGATCTCCGGTTCATATCCTGGTTAACTCTGCCGGTATTGCTGATCCCAATCACTCG TCGAGTATTTCAGACACATCAGAAGAACTCTTTGATCGCATTTTCAG TGTGAACACAAGAGGAGCGTTATTGTGCGCTAGAGAAGCAGCCAACAGGCTAAAACGTGGAGGAGGTGGCCGGATCATCCTCCTCTCATCTTCCCTTGTTCAATCCTTCAAACCATCTTTTGGTTCATACACGGCTTCAAAGGCAGCCATAGAAACCATGTCCAAGATTCTTGCAAAAGAGCTCAAAGGAACGCAAATCACAGT CTGTGTTTCTCCAGGACCAGTCGCCACAGAGATGTTTTTTGCGGGATTGAGTAATGAGATGGTAGAGAAAGTAAAGGCACAGAACCTATTTGGTAGGCCTGGTGAGACCAAAGACATCGCAAATGTTGTTGGATTCTTGGCCAGCGACGCTGGCGAATGGATCAACGGACAAGTCATTATTGCTAATGGTGGCTCTATCTTGTAA
- the LOC106294749 gene encoding uncharacterized protein LOC106294749: protein MGRNLGSAFRQELANLDKDPDTNKTAMSNLRTIVKDLNPKVIHVFVAQVSETKEIGSESGGYTVSLFEDLARAHGVKLAPHVDTIMPVIIRTLTSCEDSLGVQQACSKAVAAMARYGVDPATPEDKKRNVIHSLCKPLSESLLDTQHQQHLALGSALCLKSLVDCDSWRFASSEVVNSVCQSLAVALEATSSEAKSHMALVIALAKHNPFIVEAYARLLVKSGLRILELGVVEGDSQKRLLAVQMLNFLMKYLNPKSICSELELIFKEMEKHLKDEMYFVRVAAYETMSTAERLIGESAEPMFNAESIKSTPGLRAHSGSYVNEQEEEDVLFNGIASGRTGVSGSPLVYYADYNRETGSVLQSPRDGSQIQFPGVEDYDMESVMFHQRNRSSEFNESVCSWTNRSRSSRGKPKKRQSSGDVCSQHHRHGFAQDPFTELVENRQRYTESYSSSSIYDTSGSTTNTPTEYICEKPKSDLDSEAKVMTGETETVSRKGRGKRVLRWGLSFFSVVVAGFAMWVHLNDDMMMPPHLVPT, encoded by the exons ATGGGGAGAAACCTCGGTTCAGCGTTTAGACAAGAGCTGGCTAACCTCGACAAAGATCCAGACACTAACAAGACTGCAATGAGCAACTTGAGAACCATTGTGAAAGACTTGAACCCAAAAGTGATACATGTTTTTGTTGCTCAAGTCTCTGAAACCAAAGAGATTGGTTCTGAGTCCGGTGGCTACACAGTTTCTCTCTTTGAAGACCTTGCTCGTGCTCACGGAGTTAAACTCGCTCCACACGTGGACACCATCATGCCGGTTATCATAAGGACGTTGACCTCCTGCGAGGACTCCTTAGGCGTTCAACAGGCTTGCTCAAAGGCGGTGGCTGCTATGGCTAGATACGGGGTTGATCCTGCAACACCGGAAGATAAGAAGAGGAACGTGATTCATTCTCTTTGCAAGCCTCTCTCTGAGTCTCTTTTGGATACGCAGCATCAGCAGCATCTCGCTTTGGGGTCTGCTCTCTGCTTGAAGTCGCTTGTGGATTGTGATAGCTGGCGGTTTGCGTCTAGTGAAGTGGTTAACAGTGTTTGTCAAAGCTTGGCTGTTGCTCTTGAAGCCACTTCTAGTGAGGCCAAGTCTCATATGGCGCTTGTCATAGCGCTTGCTAAGCACAATCCTTTTATTGTCGAGGCGTATGCTAGGCTCTTGGTGAAGTCTGGTCTGAGGATTCTGGAGTTAGGTGTTGTTGAGGGGGATTCTCAGAAACGGCTTTTGGCTGTGCAGATGCTTAACTTTCTGATGAAGTATCTGAATCCAAAGAGTATTTGCTCTGAGCTAGAGCTTATATTCAAAGAGATGGAGAAACATCTGAAAGATGAGATGTATTTTGTTAGAGTGGCGGCTTATGAGACCATGAGTACAGCAGAGAGATTGATAGGAGAGTCAGCAGAACCAATGTTCAATGCAGAATCAATCAAGTCTACACCAGGCTTGAGAGCACATAGTGGGAGTTATGTTAATGAACAAGAAGAGGAAGATGTTTTGTTTAACGGTATAGCCAGTGGAAGAACTGGTGTCTCAGGCTCTCCTTTGGTGTATTATGCTGACTATAACCGAGAGACCGGTTCTGTGCTCCAGAGTCCAAGAGATGGAAGCCAA ATTCAGTTTCCTGGCGTTGAAGATTATGACATGGAGTCAGTTATGTTCCATCAGAGGAACAGAAGCTCTGAGTTTAATGAGTCTGTGTGCTCTTGGACCAACCGCTCAAGAAGCTCAAGAGGAAAGCCAAAGAAGAGACAATCATCAGGAGACGTCTGTTCACAGCATCACAGGCACGGTTTCGCACAAGATCCATTCACTGAGCTAGTGGAGAACAGACAACGGTACACTGAAAGCTATTCGTCATCATCAATATATGATACATCTGGTAGTACTACTAATACTCCAACTGAATATATCTGTGAGAAACCGAAGTCAGATTTGGATTCTGAGGCCAAAGTTATGACAGGAGAGACTGAAACAGTCTCGAGAAAGGGAAGGGGCAAGCGTGTGTTGAGATGGGGATTGAGTTTCTTCTCTGTTGTAGTTGCAGGGTTTGCTATGTGGGTGCATCTGAATGATGATATGATGATGCCTCCTCACCTTGTTCCTACCTGA
- the LOC106293331 gene encoding glucan endo-1,3-beta-glucosidase 8 — MYHRQKQSPMTSSAVFLIIISTVCFSSGGVSALGVNWGTMSSHQLPPKTVVRMLTDNNIKKVKLFDADTDTMGALAGSGVEVMVAIPNDLLQAMGTYQRAKDWVQRNVSRFNFNDGVKIKYVAVGNEPFLTSYNGSFINLTYPALVNIQTALNEAGIGDYIKATVPLNADVYNSPPDNQVPSAGRFRSDILQEMTDIVNFLAQNKAPFTVNIYPFLSLYLSSDFPFEYAFFDGQNTVNDNGVIYTNVFDASFDTLLASLNALNHGDMEVIVGEVGWPTDGDKNANVANAERFYSGLLPRLANNIGTPMRKGYIEVYLFGFIDEDAKSVAPGNFERHWGIFKFDGQPKFPVDLQGQGQKKFLTGAQNVQYLLNQWCMFNPNGRGNISKLGDNIEYACSLSDCTALGYGSSCGNLDANGNASYAFNMYFQVQNQEAQACDFEGLATITTQNISQGQCVFPIQIGKPSSGHYDYSYSSIVRFGLVMSGLMFLLMT; from the exons ATGTATCATCGACAGAAACAGAGTCCCATGACTAGCTCTGCCGTTTTCTTAATCATTATCTCCACCGTTTGCTTTTCCTCCGGAGGCGTCTCTGCTTTGGGAGTAAACTGGGGAACAATGTCGAGTCATCAGCTGCCACCAAAGACGGTGGTGCGTATGCTTACAGACAACAACATAAAGAAAGTTAAGCTGTTTGATGCCGACACAGACACGATGGGAGCTCTCGCCGGCTCAGGCGTCGAAGTAATGGTGGCCATCCCAAATGATCTGCTCCAAGCCATGGGAACCTATCAAAGAGCTAAAGATTGGGTCCAACGAAACGTCTCTAGGTTCAACTTCAACGACGGCGTTAAGATCAA ATATGTTGCCGTAGGGAACGAGCCATTCTTGACATCATACAACGGATCATTCATAAACCTAACGTATCCAGCACTCGTCAACATCCAAACCGCTTTAAACGAAGCCGGAATCGGAGATTACATCAAAGCCACCGTTCCCTTAAACGCCGACGTTTACAACTCTCCCCCGGACAACCAAGTCCCATCCGCAGGAAGATTCCGTTCCGACATCCTCCAAGAAATGACAGACATCGTCAACTTCCTCGCACAGAACAAAGCACCCTTCACCGTCAACATATACCCTTTCTTGAGTCTCTACCTAAGCAGCGACTTCCCTTTCGAGTACGCTTTCTTCGACGGTCAAAACACCGTTAACGATAACGGCGTTATCTACACAAACGTCTTCGACGCTAGCTTCGACACTCTTTTAGCGTCTTTAAACGCGTTGAATCACGGCGATATGGAGGTGATCGTTGGAGAAGTCGGTTGGCCTACGGATGGAGACAAGAACGCAAACGTTGCAAACGCGGAACGGTTTTATTCCGGTTTGCTTCCCCGGTTAGCTAACAATATTGGTACTCCCATGCGTAAAGGTTATATCGAGGTTTATCTTTTCGGATTTATCGATGAAGATGCTAAAAGCGTTGCACCGGGCAACTTTGAACGTCACTGGGGGATATTCAAGTTCGATGGACAACCTAAATTCCCGGTTGATTTACAAGGACAAGGTCAGAAGAAGTTTTTGACCGGAGCTCAAAACGTTCAGTACTTGCTAAACCAGTGGTGCATGTTTAATCCCAACGGTCGTGGCAATATCAGTAAGCTTGGTGATAACATAGAGTACGCGTGTTCGCTCTCGGATTGTACTGCTTTGGGTTATGGATCTTCTTGTGGTAATCTTGATGCTAATGGTAACGCTTCTTACGCGTTTAATATGTATTTCCAAGTGCAAAACCAAGAAGCTCAAGCGTGTGATTTCGAAGGGCTTGCAACGATTACTACGCAGAATATTTCTCAAGGACAATGCGTTTTTCCTATACAGATTGGAAAGCCATCGTCTGGACATTATGATTATAGCTATAGTTCCATTGTTAGGTTTGGCTTGGTGATGAGTGGCTTGATGTTTCTTCTTATGACATAA
- the LOC106343467 gene encoding two-component response regulator ARR18 isoform X2, translating into MYYQNQHQGKSILSSSRMHLPSERHPFLRGGNNSPGDSGLILSTDAKPRLKWTPDLHERFIEAVNQLGGADKATPKTIMKVMGIPGLTLYHLKSHLQKYRLSKNLNGQGNSGLNKIGMITMIEEKSPDADEIQSESLSIGPQPNKNSPISEALQMQIEVQRRLHEQLERHLQLRIEAQGKYLQSVLEKAQETLGRQNLSPAGIEAAKVQLSELVSKVSAEYPNTSFLDSKEFQNLCPQQMQTAYPQDSCLTSSEGAQKNPKMLGLRTYLGDSTSEQKEVIEEPLFQRMELTWTEGLRGNPYLSTMVSDAEQRISLGVGMHGHRGHQQGNNAYNKEERFNDKSEDHKLETQSTKTELDLNTHVENYCTTGPKQFDLNGFSWN; encoded by the exons ATGTATTACCAAAACCAGCACCAAGGAAAGAGTATCCTCTCTTCTTCAAGAATGCACTTACCTTCTGAGAGACATCCATTCCTTAGAGGAGGGAATAATAGTCCAGGAGATTCTGGTCTCATCCTTTCAACCGATGCAAAGCCACGCTTAAAATGGACTCCTGATCTTCATGAGAGATTCATTGAAGCAGTTAATCAACTCGGTGGAGCTGACA AAGCTACTCCTAAAACAATCATGAAAGTCATGGGTATTCCAGGGCTTACCTTATACCATCTCAAAAGTCATCTTCAG AAATACAGGCTGAGCAAGAATCTCAACGGACAAGGTAACAGCGGCTTAAACAAAATAG GTATGATAACCATGATAGAAGAAAAGAGCCCTGATGCTGACGAAATTCAAAGCGAGAGTTTAAGCATTGGACCACAGCCAAACAA GAACTCACCTATAAGCGAAGCACTCCAAATGCAAATAGAGGTCCAAAGAAGGCTTCATGAGCAACTAGAG CGACATTTGCAGCTCAGGATAGAGGCTCAAGGGAAGTACTTGCAATCAGTTTTGGAGAAGGCACAAGAGACTCTTGGAAGACAGAACCTGAGTCCAGCTGGGATCGAAGCTGCCAAAGTTCAGCTCTCCGAGTTAGTATCCAAAGTATCAGCAGAGTACCCAAACACTAGCTTCCTGGACTCAAAAGAGTTTCAAAACCTATGCCCACAACAGATGCAAACAGCTTATCCACAGGATAGTTGCTTGACCTCGAGCGAGGGAGCTCAGAAAAACCCTAAAATGCTAGGGCTAAGAACATATCTTGGTGATTCAACATCCGAGCAGAAAGAGGTTATTGAAGAGCCATTGTTCCAAAGAATGGAGCTCACGTGGACTGAAGGTTTAAGAGGGAATCCATATCTTTCAACAATGGTTAGTGACGCTGAACAAAGAATCTCATTGGGAGTAGGAATGCACGGACACAGAGGTCATCAACAAGGCAACAATGCGTATAATAAAGAAGAAAGATTCAATGACAAGAGTGAGGATCATAAGCTTGAAACACAAAGCACAAAGACAGAGCTAGATCTTAACACACATGTTGAAAACTATTGTACAACGGGTCCCAAACAGTTCGACTTGAATGGTTTTAGCTGGAACTGA
- the LOC106343467 gene encoding two-component response regulator ARR18 isoform X1 has product MYYQNQHQGKSILSSSRMHLPSERHPFLRGGNNSPGDSGLILSTDAKPRLKWTPDLHERFIEAVNQLGGADKATPKTIMKVMGIPGLTLYHLKSHLQKYRLSKNLNGQGNSGLNKIGMITMIEEKSPDADEIQSESLSIGPQPNKNSPISEALQMQIEVQRRLHEQLEVQRHLQLRIEAQGKYLQSVLEKAQETLGRQNLSPAGIEAAKVQLSELVSKVSAEYPNTSFLDSKEFQNLCPQQMQTAYPQDSCLTSSEGAQKNPKMLGLRTYLGDSTSEQKEVIEEPLFQRMELTWTEGLRGNPYLSTMVSDAEQRISLGVGMHGHRGHQQGNNAYNKEERFNDKSEDHKLETQSTKTELDLNTHVENYCTTGPKQFDLNGFSWN; this is encoded by the exons ATGTATTACCAAAACCAGCACCAAGGAAAGAGTATCCTCTCTTCTTCAAGAATGCACTTACCTTCTGAGAGACATCCATTCCTTAGAGGAGGGAATAATAGTCCAGGAGATTCTGGTCTCATCCTTTCAACCGATGCAAAGCCACGCTTAAAATGGACTCCTGATCTTCATGAGAGATTCATTGAAGCAGTTAATCAACTCGGTGGAGCTGACA AAGCTACTCCTAAAACAATCATGAAAGTCATGGGTATTCCAGGGCTTACCTTATACCATCTCAAAAGTCATCTTCAG AAATACAGGCTGAGCAAGAATCTCAACGGACAAGGTAACAGCGGCTTAAACAAAATAG GTATGATAACCATGATAGAAGAAAAGAGCCCTGATGCTGACGAAATTCAAAGCGAGAGTTTAAGCATTGGACCACAGCCAAACAA GAACTCACCTATAAGCGAAGCACTCCAAATGCAAATAGAGGTCCAAAGAAGGCTTCATGAGCAACTAGAG GTACAGCGACATTTGCAGCTCAGGATAGAGGCTCAAGGGAAGTACTTGCAATCAGTTTTGGAGAAGGCACAAGAGACTCTTGGAAGACAGAACCTGAGTCCAGCTGGGATCGAAGCTGCCAAAGTTCAGCTCTCCGAGTTAGTATCCAAAGTATCAGCAGAGTACCCAAACACTAGCTTCCTGGACTCAAAAGAGTTTCAAAACCTATGCCCACAACAGATGCAAACAGCTTATCCACAGGATAGTTGCTTGACCTCGAGCGAGGGAGCTCAGAAAAACCCTAAAATGCTAGGGCTAAGAACATATCTTGGTGATTCAACATCCGAGCAGAAAGAGGTTATTGAAGAGCCATTGTTCCAAAGAATGGAGCTCACGTGGACTGAAGGTTTAAGAGGGAATCCATATCTTTCAACAATGGTTAGTGACGCTGAACAAAGAATCTCATTGGGAGTAGGAATGCACGGACACAGAGGTCATCAACAAGGCAACAATGCGTATAATAAAGAAGAAAGATTCAATGACAAGAGTGAGGATCATAAGCTTGAAACACAAAGCACAAAGACAGAGCTAGATCTTAACACACATGTTGAAAACTATTGTACAACGGGTCCCAAACAGTTCGACTTGAATGGTTTTAGCTGGAACTGA